TATCATATGGTCATAAAAGCttaaataaacagaaaaacacGCTTTATCAATCAAAGGCCTAATTATCGTTATGTCTAAGCAATTTGTGATGTAGAAGTACATTCCGATTGCAATCTTCGTTTGTGTGgaataattttgtttcttctatCATTAatcctttttctattttaaacaCTGTTTTAGCAAACGATAATAGATAGTATTAAGCAAGATGTACCTACATTTTCCGGCGATGGATACACAAGCCTAGCCATTATCTATGCTGCACTTTCTTTATCAAACTGGGTCACTCCGTCAACACTCTCAGCAATCGGACCACGATTAGCTATGGTCATCGGCGCTATCACTTACTGGTAAGAGTCAATATATTAGATTATATTAATAGTTGTAACATCGTACTTACTTCAACGTATGTGTTTATGCATTGGAGATTATAAAACTAGAACGGACATCACATTCGTGATCTGCATACATACATTATTCATGCCATTTTAGGCAGTTTATGGGCTATAAAAATTAAGATAAAATGAATCAATCAAACCGATTATTACAAATTCATgtacattttcatttaaatacaGTTAATAATATGTATTATTTTTCAGTCTCTTCATAGCGTGTTTCTTCTTTCCTCATGTCGCGCTTCTTTACGCGTCAAGCGTTGTTCTTGGCGCCGGAGCAGCTCTCATATGGACCGGTCAAGGCATGTACCTATCACAATGCAGCAATAACGAAACAATATCTAGGAATTCGGGAGTTTTTTGGGCGCTGCTTCAAATGAGGTGTGTTATGCTTAATGTAATGCTCGTGTACTTAcgataaaagaaaaccagCATGTTTTTCGGAAATTTGCTGGTGTTTTTTACATTCCAGGGAAAAACGCACATTGACGAGGAAACACGTACTATCgttttttcggtgttgatTGTTGTAGGCATCTTAGGAACGATTATGCTTGCGTGCCTCCGGCATCCTGCAACTGATCATAACGCTCCAATTGAGCTCACACAAGTCGTTCGGCCAAAAGAAGCTTTTATAAATGCGATAAGACTATTCAAGACGAAGAGAATGATGCTGCTCTGCATCACCTTCGTCTACACAggtaaatttttaaattttcgaaaaatatgaatttcGATAATTAACGTACAGTTCGCTTCTCACATGTtacactttattttattcacaaacATATTCAGGTCTTTCCTTGTCATTCTTCAGTGGCGTCTATGGATCAAGCATTGGTTTCACAAATGCTATTGGAACATCGGCAAAACAGCTTGTTGGCTTAAATGGTGTATTTATTGGAATTGGCGAAGTCCTTGGCGGTGTTGCGTTTGGCTTGCTTGGTTCAAAGATAACGTCCCGGTACGGCCGAGATCCTGTGGTTATAGTCGGCGTAGTGATACATTTGGTATCTTACTTCCTGATATATATCAATCTTCCTAACGTCGCTCCATTTGGCAACACCGACGAAGTATCCTACATTAAACCACCGAATAGCATTGTTGCAATGTTATGTTCATTTCTGCTAGGATGTGGCGATGCCTGCTTTAATACACAATGCTATTCAATGCTGGGCGGTGTATTTAATAAGCAACCTGCGGAAGCTTTCtcgatttttaaatttacacAGGTCagttgaatgaatgaatgaaaatctAATGTGTATTCTaaacaaaatcgataaaataacATCTTCTTTCTTTGCagtcggttgctgctgctgctagtttTATATATTCATTGCATTTTGGGCTGCATGTTCAACTTCTTATTTTGGTTATTGTGGGTATAGTTGGTACCGTATCGTTTTGTCTAGTGGAGTTTTCTGTAAAGAAGCATCAAGcagaaattgaaacaaatcgCGAAAAATAGCGCACAAATCTCGTCTATCCAAGCACTTGCTGGTAAAAAATTGTATTTGAATGCATGAAAATGTCTATTTACCCTTGTCATGCTGAGATTCCAAGTTTGTATAATggtgaatttgttttccaaaacgTCCATTAGCATGAACAATACCTCCAAAATATACTGGACTATCTCCTAGAAAAGTGTATACAGTAAAGCAGTGTGTCAAAATGTGATTCAAACTATAATTGCATATTAATTACATGTTCTGTTTATGAATAAACTAAGTTTCTGATGTCTATGATATGTAACTGAGTATTTAATAGTTTACCATATGACAAATTAAAGTATTTATAAAAGCCATATTTGATGAACACATCTTTGGCAAACTTACCTACAGAAGTTGGAACCGCAGCACATTGTGAAACAGGTAACCCAAAGAAAACCGTTCTTAGCATTATTAAGGTCACGATTCCCATGTATGCTATGCCAGTCAAATCCTACAATAATAATGGTAGTAACATAACCggtgtatttatttataatttattatcattagaACGTGCCGAGCCGTATTAAGAATGTAACCGCCGTAACtcttttgaatttatttaaatcgCCAAGACTCCAAAGAAGCATAGTAGATTAAATCCGGTTGGCCTTGCGTGCCATGCCTATGTACATATACACATTCTTGCACCATGGTATGTGAGATGAACAACAACACACGATATTTACCACACTATATCATAGTCACCTGCAATGAAAAGTGATTACCAACACACGTAGTTTTTGGTTTGTACGTTTAAATCACTTTTTTCTAATTTGGAACACTTGCAATACATAATATGCTATAGTACTCTGATCGCGAACAAACTAAGGAGTACATAACATTTTGATCTTTAGTTgtacgtttcgttttcgattgaGCAATAGGCAATGGGTAGAAAATAGTTTTTTCCTTTTATAAAGCTCAAGCAATACATATGATTTAACATGTGGCACTAAGCATACATACACATAAAACTaatgttcttgtttttgaATTCGGATGTTTTAACTAGGCACTTAAGGTGCAATTACAGTACTATTTAGTTGTTACTTATTGTTAATATATTATATGCAAGTCTCACCATTTTCAAATTCGAAaccatttcagcgtttcaaaGATGTCGCTAAGCGGACGTAAATTGACTCCACTACTGTCGACTGCTAGCaatcgtttgaagtttgaGTTAGGTACCAGGTTCGTGCTCACCTGTTGCTATGAATGCTGTTCAGAAAAATTTAATGTCGAAGGTCATCATGTCATTGCTGTATTAAATGGTATGAATCTTTTTAAGCGTTCAAGGTCCATAGTTCATCACAGGTTAAGAGCACCCATCAGCTTCTGAACATGTCAATATATTTTACGAATAATATTAGATCTTGTACAATTTTATTCCATACCTATCTGTATTGATTTTATGTGTCATTAAAAGTATGTGTATATAAGTTTGTCGAAGGAGATAAAGTAATTGATCCTTTCCTATCATAGGTTATACGGGAAAAACCAGCAGGAGTATGGTAAACATAACGCACACAATTCATATGATTCATCGGATGCTATTCATTTACTTGCACTTGAATTTACAtcttattttatgctttttaaacataatttacgaGTGTATTTTAATTTCAGTAAGGCTTGCCCTCATTGAGATTCTATGGCATTTTTTAcaattcttttctttcttccaaCATGTGTTGTGATAACATGTACCGCACTTATCACAACGATAAACGTTCGATTGCCAAGGTAGTAGTATGTTCTTACTACTCAATCCAACATCGTCTGCATTTTTATCAATACacttttcacaaacaaacccGCGTGCCATGCAGAgctaaaatgaaaaaaagttcaaatagaataaacaaatgttttcctaaataaacattttaaaactaaTATCATTCATATAGCTGTATCTCATCCCTTGGTTAAAAGTAGTTTACTGTTTGTATCTCTTTCAGTTTCATTACAGTAGATATTGTTGTATATGATTTGGACATTTTAACTGCTGTCTCAAAAACAAAGGTTAAAAGTGTTTCGCTACagtatgaaattattgaagcGTTTTTATTGAATTGCCATAAGTTACAGTAAGTATTTATGAGTTATACCTACTGCACAGAAAAATCATGAATTCGCGTTTACAGCGTTTTATAGAAGTTTCGCCCAGAGGATTAAGAAAAATACAAAGGAAAACAGTACATACCTCACAAttcaaaatgtgtttttcacATCGAGACACAAGTGATACCAATACTCGAGATAGCTCACCATTTTTTACAGCCAAAAAATCTGCCATGCCATACATGTCAACATCGGATGTAAAATAGTCAGGCACTTCTTGGAAAACACAATGGATGCTTAAATAATGTAAAAAGGTTTATATTAGCTAATATGGTATGATTTTCTGCTTATACAATACACACCTTGCTGCATGACGACAAATCATTATGAAATCtttaacatattttaaatttactcGTATTTGGCGAGCACTTCTAAGATGTTTGACATTGTTGTACAACTCTGGGCACAGATGATTTACACGATACAGTGGAGTGTTCCAAATATCGCAAAGAATCCGATAAGCAAATACACTTACTGGAAGAATCGTGAAATCCCATCTGCATGAAAAAAAAGATACGAATCATGTAGTTAACGGatacaatatttttcttctataTTTTTGCATCAGCTGGTTACCTTTGAATTACTCGAGCTGGAATTATTGCCATCTGATTCTTGTGGCAACTGGAGCAGTTGTACTTTCCAGTGTAATGACAATACCTGTACCGGTTAATATACGCTTGATTTACTTTAATACCGCATCCTTCGCAACGGTTTCCTTGCATTTTCATTTGTGCACGGCgactgaaaataaaataataataataatgaactTCATTGCCTCTCAATTATTCAAGAACAACTCACTCTAATGAAGGAGGCTTATAAGTAAATATGACTTGTGGCCGAGGAGGTGCCCATTCATGGGTTCCTCTGAATAAGGTTCCTACGTCTAGTATGTGCATTTCATCCGGATCGATTATATTCCCGCTTGGCATCGGAAGATTGTTTTGAGGTACATCTTTTTCGCAAACCATCCACATGAAATCGCATGCAAATGGCAATTGTTTATCTTGAAATTTATTCAGAAGGCCCATTGCAATTTCTTCGGCAGAGTAGGTCTTTATATCACATTCATTTTCTCTTGCTTCGACAGCATCAAAATTTTCTTCAGAAACAATGTcttcatttgaatttttgtaCACTGTTGAACTGCTTTCAAGATTCGAATCCCAGTTCGTAGAATACAGAGAGTCCTTAGACGTGCAGTTCacacattttttccatttcaataaTTCGAATGTTGATATCAGAGCCTCGGCAAATTTGAAGTGAGCGTTTTCTTTATCCAAGTCATAATTATTTCGGGAAAAGTAAACAGACTTTAGCATCTGCATGCGTCCATGCTCGGAAGGCAAGCGTTCCAGCGATGAGTCAGGCCAAAGACTGCACGCCCCATCAAACATATTAGAgttttttaaaagtttttgtCCCTTTTGTGGGGTGAAATCGTCCAAGAAACCTATCGCCGTCTTCGTTTTAAGTGTTGGTGTTACTCGATATTCGCCATACTCTGTCGGAACAACAGAGGACAGCATTGGCGCTGCAGTTGAGGTAGACGATGACGGTAAACTGTTAAAGTCATAATAGTTAAAGTACGGAATGCTAGGTTTGTTGCTCTGGCCTATCTTCTCTGCTGTTAGTGATGCTGAATCTGCCAAATCGGGAAAACTTTGTGACTTGTTATTTGTAACAGATCTCTCAGTGATGGGCAAACTGCCTGAACTGTATGATCTTTCCTCGAAACGGTTTCGGCCTCGGTGGTATAAATTGCTCATGTTTTGTCTAACATAAAACAAGTGTCACTGATCTCATTGTTCACTGTTTTTAATAACTAATATTTATGTTCAGaacttttatgctgcctcAGAAGAATGCAAGTTTACAAACGTCAAGCGAACGTCAAACAGACAGCAGCTTATGCGTAACTTTCTAATCAAGAAACGCTGAGGAGAAACGCATTTGCTGTCGAACTGCAACGTGTAGCTGTTCTCATTTATCGCTTTTCGAAATAGTAATCGAATTAATTAGAGCTATCTTGTTCAAACAGAATGACTAAAATCAAAATTATATTATACCTATACTATACTATTCCACCGTTTTCAACGAAAAATGGAATTGATACCGAGATTATTcgagaatttttttttcaacttttctttCGACTTCAAACGATCAATAATGCATTCATCAATATTCGGCTCATCTATGTAAATCACAAATGTAAATCACAAAAGTAAATCACAAATTGTGAATATTAGAAATCCGAAGATTTGCTgcatatgttttttttcttttagatcgttcgaaaaaaattattacactGTTATTGAATGAGAACATTTGCGAAAACATAATCTATGTACCATTTCTCAAACTCAGCGGTAGAACGAAGTTTCGATGCAGGACTTTAGACGAACGTTGAACACAGCGTTCTTGAATGAACGTGTCCGATGTTGTACGAGATGGACTTGTAGAAATAACCAAACTAGTTGTCAAATACCATTTCGATTACGATTAGCGAGCCCGAAGAGTATTTTGTACTATGTTCAATGGTCTGATGGAAGAAGTTCAATATGTAAGGAGAGGAATAGTCGTTTTTGCTATTTCATTAGTTTGAAAACAGTGTCTTGGTTAATGCTTTGTCGTTCTCAATCGTCGTTCTACATAAACGGTAGTTGTAACGCGTGAGTCTACGGCTTTAGCTCTAGCTCTTCAGCTTTGGTCACTATTACGGTATCGTTGCGTTGTGAAAGTGTGTTCCATCAGTGGAACACAGATTTTACACTCAGTTTGAGCTGAGACTGAGTATTTGGATACTCTTTGAGAAAGTGCAACGGCCCATTTGTGGGAAGAAACGAATGTATTGCTAGTTTACATCTTTCTCTTCTCGTCTTTTCGAGTTGCTCGACGCATGGTTCGAAATGATACATTGTTCAAGCTGTCTGGAACAACAACCAGTTGCTGTTGTCATAGTAATATTTTTGTAGGATTCGCAAGTCACGTCGTCTTTTTAACCAATTACATTACTGTGCTCTGTGTACTTCAATAGCTATAGGTTATGTTAGATTGTGCATTTAGATTATTAGATTTACAATCTAATAAGTAACGGCGTGAGGAAAAAATCTAGCAAACTGTACGACATCACGTAGCGGTTCGGCTGAACAACTATCCAGCTCCAACATAGACCGAATAAACGACGAAATATGAACTTTTTAGAAGTGATAAAACTCGCCAAACAAAATACATCCACCGTAGGCCAACATGGCGAGGTAAGTGTTTCGGATTCTGCTAGCTTGGCAGCATGGTATAACTAGTCTTCCTTCTTCTGTCACCATTTCCAGAGTCGCTACTACACGACCAAGTTCTCACCACCGAAAAAGGAGGCTAAAGAGAAGAAGTTGTCGGATAATATAAAGAAGTTTCTGGCAAAAAAAGATGAAGAGGAACGAGCCAAGGTGTTAGAGCAGCGGCGCAAGGCACAAGAGCTGATGGAGCAGAGGGACgggaaagcaaagaaaaagatCGAGAAGATGCTGAAGGTGATCAAGTCGGCCAATAAGTCGGTTATGGATGATGCTGGTCAGGACAATGGGGAACTGGATCAGCCAGATGAGGACGACTACGGCTATACTTCGAACGTGGCCTCACAATTTTACAAGCAGCTGATGGACAAGTACAAAAACAACCC
Above is a genomic segment from Anopheles bellator chromosome X, idAnoBellAS_SP24_06.2, whole genome shotgun sequence containing:
- the LOC131213831 gene encoding UNC93-like protein MFSD11 isoform X1 codes for the protein MVLQNVVNVFILGCGFMLIFTSFQTLGNIEQTIIDSIKQDVPTFSGDGYTSLAIIYAALSLSNWVTPSTLSAIGPRLAMVIGAITYCLFIACFFFPHVALLYASSVVLGAGAALIWTGQGMYLSQCSNNETISRNSGVFWALLQMSMFFGNLLVFFTFQGKTHIDEETRTIVFSVLIVVGILGTIMLACLRHPATDHNAPIELTQVVRPKEAFINAIRLFKTKRMMLLCITFVYTGLSLSFFSGVYGSSIGFTNAIGTSAKQLVGLNGVFIGIGEVLGGVAFGLLGSKITSRYGRDPVVIVGVVIHLVSYFLIYINLPNVAPFGNTDEVSYIKPPNSIVAMLCSFLLGCGDACFNTQCYSMLGGVFNKQPAEAFSIFKFTQSVAAAASFIYSLHFGLHVQLLILVIVGIVGTVSFCLVEFSVKKHQAEIETNREK
- the LOC131213831 gene encoding UNC93-like protein MFSD11 isoform X3 is translated as MVLQNVVNVFILGCGFMLIFTSFQTLGNIEQTIIDSIKQDVPTFSGDGYTSLAIIYAALSLSNWVTPSTLSAIGPRLAMVIGAITYCLFIACFFFPHVALLYASSVVLGAGAALIWTGQGMYLSQCSNNETISRNSGVFWALLQMRHLRNDYACVPPASCN
- the LOC131213831 gene encoding UNC93-like protein MFSD11 isoform X2 codes for the protein MVLQNVVNVFILGCGFMLIFTSFQTLGNIEQTIIDSIKQDVPTFSGDGYTSLAIIYAALSLSNWVTPSTLSAIGPRLAMVIGAITYCLFIACFFFPHVALLYASSVVLGAGAALIWTGQGMYLSQCSNNETISRNSGVFWALLQMREKRTLTRKHVLSFFRC
- the LOC131214040 gene encoding run domain Beclin-1-interacting and cysteine-rich domain-containing protein-like isoform X1; its protein translation is MSNLYHRGRNRFEERSYSSGSLPITERSVTNNKSQSFPDLADSASLTAEKIGQSNKPSIPYFNYYDFNSLPSSSTSTAAPMLSSVVPTEYGEYRVTPTLKTKTAIGFLDDFTPQKGQKLLKNSNMFDGACSLWPDSSLERLPSEHGRMQMLKSVYFSRNNYDLDKENAHFKFAEALISTFELLKWKKCVNCTSKDSLYSTNWDSNLESSSTVYKNSNEDIVSEENFDAVEARENECDIKTYSAEEIAMGLLNKFQDKQLPFACDFMWMVCEKDVPQNNLPMPSGNIIDPDEMHILDVGTLFRGTHEWAPPRPQVIFTYKPPSLDRRAQMKMQGNRCEGCGIKVNQAYINRYRYCHYTGKYNCSSCHKNQMAIIPARVIQRWDFTILPVSVFAYRILCDIWNTPLYRVNHLCPELYNNVKHLRSARQIRVNLKYVKDFIMICRHAASIHCVFQEVPDYFTSDVDMYGMADFLAVKNGELSRVLVSLVSRCEKHILNCELCMARGFVCEKCIDKNADDVGLSSKNILLPWQSNVYRCDKCGTCYHNTCWKKEKNCKKCHRISMRASLTEIKIHS
- the LOC131214040 gene encoding run domain Beclin-1-interacting and cysteine-rich domain-containing protein-like isoform X2, which gives rise to MSNLYHRGRNRFEERSYSSGSLPITERSVTNNKSQSFPDLADSASLTAEKIGQSNKPSIPYFNYYDFNSLPSSSTSTAAPMLSSVVPTEYGEYRVTPTLKTKTAIGFLDDFTPQKGQKLLKNSNMFDGACSLWPDSSLERLPSEHGRMQMLKSVYFSRNNYDLDKENAHFKFAEALISTFELLKWKKCVNCTSKDSLYSTNWDSNLESSSTVYKNSNEDIVSEENFDAVEARENECDIKTYSAEEIAMGLLNKFQDKQLPFACDFMWMVCEKDVPQNNLPMPSGNIIDPDEMHILDVGTLFRGTHEWAPPRPQVIFTYKPPSLDRRAQMKMQGNRCEGCGIKVNQAYINRYRYCHYTGKYNCSSCHKNQMAIIPARVIQRWDFTILPVSVFAYRILCDIWNTPLYRVNHLCPELYNNVKHLRSARQIRVNLKYVKDFIMICRHAASIHCVFQEVPDYFTSDVDMYGMADFLAVKNALHGTRVCL